One Fontisphaera persica DNA window includes the following coding sequences:
- a CDS encoding class I SAM-dependent DNA methyltransferase, which translates to MNIAAAPDPRIAYFDQLAPRWDTQCSNPAAVLQRLASLRARLPLRPGLHLLEVGCGTGQITGWLAAQVAPGQVVAVDFSPAMLEIARARGIPGAVFCQADICQGPPPGGPFDAALCFNAFPHFRDQDAALRHLAAALQPGGVLLVLHLCGSEALNQFHHQLNPPVNHDHLPPLDCWPVMLRDAGLAYEEGVDQADLFLLRARKL; encoded by the coding sequence ATGAATATCGCCGCCGCCCCGGACCCGCGCATCGCCTACTTCGACCAACTGGCTCCCCGTTGGGACACCCAATGCAGCAACCCCGCCGCCGTCTTGCAACGCCTGGCATCCCTGCGCGCCCGCCTGCCGCTGCGGCCGGGTCTCCACCTGCTGGAAGTGGGCTGCGGCACCGGCCAGATTACCGGCTGGCTGGCCGCCCAGGTGGCGCCCGGGCAGGTGGTTGCCGTGGATTTTTCCCCCGCCATGCTGGAAATCGCCCGCGCCCGCGGCATTCCCGGGGCGGTTTTCTGCCAGGCGGACATCTGCCAGGGCCCGCCGCCGGGCGGACCCTTTGACGCGGCCTTGTGTTTCAATGCCTTTCCCCATTTCCGCGACCAGGACGCCGCCCTGCGGCATCTGGCCGCGGCCTTGCAGCCGGGCGGCGTGCTGCTGGTGCTGCATTTGTGCGGCAGCGAGGCGCTCAATCAATTTCACCACCAGCTTAACCCGCCGGTGAATCATGACCACCTGCCCCCGCTGGACTGCTGGCCCGTGATGCTGCGCGACGCCGGCCTGGCGTACGAAGAAGGCGTGGACCAGGCAGACCTGTTTTTGTTGCGGGCCAGAAAGCTGTAA
- a CDS encoding ABC transporter ATP-binding protein encodes MSHIWTVLKFGWPYLRKYWPRLLMGIFLAVSFGLTNASFVWVSRTLFERMDPAYAARRAEEKARPAAAPVLVKTDWPGRVSGAVQAALDPWLPKAGRTPDWRQMLGGLLILPLMVAVSRYLGYLATYCNNWVGERFIADVRVSLLEKLYTLSLDFFNRSTLGDLLTRINSDTAALQRCMTNGFNDLIKEPFTIAVVFLALLMVNAPLTLLAMVFLPLCVVPLIILGRKVRRAMQRLVQATVSQANLLVEALGAIRVVKAFGLEAEQSRRYREYIRQSVHHSMKNVQAKELVNPLMEVIGMLGLGLLIVVVFYRQVSVPDLVGFFTGVAVMFTPIKRLANVPMFFAQASVGVQRLMQIFAERPTVQEPPNPRPVPAFAQAITLEHVSFAYHDQPVLQDIHLTIPKGMRLGIAGESGSGKSTLVNLLFRFYDPQQGAIRLDGVDLRQMDSAALRRQMALVSQEVVLFDGTIAENIACGKPGATREEIEQAARMAYAHEFIMARPQGYDAPVGERGVELSAGQRQRICIARAFIRNAPILVLDEATAALDAQAEAEVQAAIERLEENRTVICVAHRLSTLQKMDCIVVLEKGRIIEQGTFAELLARNGVFASMARRQGLYHGNP; translated from the coding sequence ATGAGCCACATTTGGACGGTGCTGAAATTTGGCTGGCCATACTTGCGCAAGTATTGGCCGCGCCTGCTCATGGGCATTTTTCTGGCCGTGAGTTTCGGCCTGACCAATGCCAGTTTTGTGTGGGTTTCACGCACCTTGTTTGAACGCATGGACCCGGCCTACGCGGCCCGCCGCGCCGAGGAAAAGGCCCGCCCCGCCGCCGCGCCGGTGCTGGTCAAAACCGACTGGCCCGGCCGGGTCTCCGGCGCCGTGCAGGCCGCCTTGGACCCCTGGCTGCCCAAGGCGGGGCGGACGCCGGACTGGCGCCAGATGCTCGGCGGCTTGTTAATCCTGCCGTTGATGGTGGCCGTGAGCCGCTATCTGGGCTACCTCGCCACCTACTGCAACAACTGGGTGGGCGAGCGCTTCATCGCCGATGTGCGGGTGAGCCTGCTGGAAAAGCTCTACACGTTGTCGCTCGATTTTTTCAACCGCTCCACCCTGGGCGATTTGTTGACCCGCATCAACAGCGATACCGCCGCGTTGCAGCGGTGCATGACCAACGGCTTCAATGACCTCATCAAGGAGCCGTTCACCATTGCCGTGGTCTTCCTGGCCCTGCTCATGGTCAACGCCCCCCTCACGCTGCTGGCCATGGTGTTTCTGCCGTTGTGCGTCGTGCCGCTCATCATCCTGGGCCGCAAGGTCCGCCGGGCCATGCAGCGCCTGGTGCAGGCCACCGTCTCGCAGGCCAATCTCCTGGTGGAGGCCCTGGGCGCCATTCGCGTGGTGAAGGCTTTCGGGCTGGAAGCGGAGCAAAGCCGCCGTTACCGCGAATACATCCGGCAGTCGGTGCATCACAGCATGAAAAACGTCCAGGCCAAGGAGCTGGTGAATCCGCTGATGGAAGTCATCGGCATGCTGGGCCTGGGGCTGCTCATCGTGGTGGTGTTTTACCGGCAGGTCTCCGTGCCGGACCTGGTGGGCTTCTTCACGGGCGTGGCAGTGATGTTCACCCCCATCAAAAGGCTGGCCAATGTGCCGATGTTCTTCGCCCAGGCCAGCGTGGGGGTGCAGCGGCTCATGCAGATTTTTGCCGAGCGGCCCACCGTGCAGGAGCCACCAAATCCCCGGCCCGTGCCGGCGTTTGCCCAGGCCATCACGCTGGAGCACGTGAGTTTTGCCTACCACGACCAGCCGGTGTTGCAGGACATTCACCTCACCATCCCCAAGGGCATGCGCCTGGGTATCGCCGGCGAAAGCGGCTCCGGCAAGAGCACGCTGGTCAATTTGCTCTTCCGGTTTTACGACCCCCAGCAGGGCGCCATTCGGCTGGACGGCGTGGACCTCCGCCAGATGGACAGCGCGGCCTTGCGCCGCCAAATGGCGCTCGTCAGCCAGGAAGTGGTCCTGTTTGACGGCACCATTGCCGAGAACATCGCCTGCGGCAAACCGGGCGCCACGCGCGAGGAAATTGAGCAGGCGGCGCGCATGGCCTACGCGCATGAGTTCATCATGGCCCGGCCGCAGGGCTACGACGCGCCGGTGGGCGAGCGGGGGGTCGAACTGAGCGCCGGCCAGCGGCAGCGCATTTGCATCGCCCGCGCCTTCATTCGCAACGCCCCCATCCTGGTTTTGGATGAAGCCACTGCGGCGCTGGACGCCCAGGCCGAAGCCGAAGTGCAGGCGGCCATTGAGCGGCTGGAGGAAAATCGCACGGTCATCTGCGTGGCCCACCGGCTTTCCACCCTGCAAAAGATGGATTGCATCGTGGTGCTTGAAAAAGGGCGCATCATCGAGCAGGGAACCTTTGCCGAATTACTGGCTCGCAACGGTGTGTTCGCCAGCATGGCCCGCCGCCAGGGCTTGTACCACGGCAACCCCTGA